The following proteins are encoded in a genomic region of Pseudomonadota bacterium:
- a CDS encoding Mu-like prophage major head subunit gpT family protein — translation MGAKSLGSRAIIGEFYARLEQNLGNTWVPQVSMLFQSDQESENYKWLGQAPAMREWIGGRQAKGFRENGMVIANKKYESTLEVPVDWLRRDKTGQIMVRIDEQSERANAHWAKLLNQLVLDGESKVCYDGQFFFDTDHSEGDSGTQDNDIAVDVTTTTAPTTGEMETAILKGVQQIIGFKDDQGEPMNENAQKFLVMVPVPFMSAAAAALGSSIIVDASTSRSNTILTLSSMAGFQIALAVNPRLTWTTKLAVFRADGSVAPFIRQEEEGITVDAIAEGSEEEFKNDRHLYGIKAIRNVGYGYWQKACLVTLT, via the coding sequence AATACCTGGGTCCCGCAAGTGTCGATGCTGTTCCAATCCGACCAGGAGTCGGAGAACTACAAATGGCTGGGCCAGGCCCCGGCAATGCGCGAGTGGATCGGCGGCCGCCAGGCGAAAGGCTTCCGTGAGAACGGGATGGTCATCGCCAACAAGAAGTACGAGTCCACGCTCGAGGTGCCGGTGGACTGGCTGCGGCGCGATAAGACCGGCCAGATCATGGTGCGCATCGACGAGCAGAGCGAGCGGGCCAATGCCCACTGGGCCAAGCTCCTCAATCAGCTCGTCCTCGATGGCGAGTCAAAGGTCTGCTACGACGGCCAATTCTTTTTCGATACCGATCACTCCGAAGGCGACTCCGGCACGCAGGACAACGACATCGCGGTCGATGTCACCACGACCACCGCGCCCACCACGGGCGAGATGGAAACGGCGATCCTCAAGGGCGTCCAACAGATCATCGGGTTCAAGGACGACCAGGGCGAGCCCATGAACGAGAACGCTCAGAAATTCCTCGTCATGGTGCCGGTGCCGTTCATGTCGGCGGCCGCCGCGGCGCTTGGCAGCAGCATCATCGTCGATGCCTCGACCTCACGCTCCAACACCATCCTGACGCTCTCCTCGATGGCCGGATTCCAGATCGCATTGGCGGTCAATCCGCGCTTGACCTGGACCACGAAGCTTGCGGTGTTCCGCGCCGACGGCTCGGTGGCGCCCTTCATCCGCCAGGAAGAAGAGGGGATCACGGTGGACGCTATCGCCGAGGGCTCCGAGGAGGAGTTCAAGAACGATCGCCACCTCTACGGGATCAAGGCTATCCGCAACGTCGGCTATGGCTACTGGCAGAAGGCCTGCCTCGTCACGTTAACCTGA